From Rhodococcus antarcticus, the proteins below share one genomic window:
- a CDS encoding arginine repressor, which translates to MTAGPSSSPVSRVARQGRILALLAAHPVHNQPELAALLAAEGVETTQGTLSRDLDELGAVKLRGVDGSAGVYVVPEDGSPVQRVVNGVVGGGTDRLARLLAELLVSTDSSGNLAVLRTPPGAASFLASALDRAALHDVVGTIAGDDTIVVVAREPLTGAELATRITHLQQKEHSTHG; encoded by the coding sequence GTGACCGCCGGCCCGTCGAGCAGTCCCGTCAGCCGGGTCGCCCGGCAGGGGCGGATCCTCGCGCTGCTGGCCGCCCACCCGGTGCACAACCAGCCCGAGCTCGCCGCGCTGCTGGCCGCCGAGGGCGTCGAGACCACCCAGGGCACCCTCTCCCGGGACCTCGACGAGCTCGGTGCGGTCAAGCTCCGCGGCGTCGACGGCTCTGCCGGGGTCTACGTCGTCCCCGAGGACGGCAGCCCGGTGCAGCGGGTCGTGAACGGCGTCGTCGGGGGCGGCACCGACCGCCTGGCCCGCCTGCTCGCCGAGCTGCTGGTGTCCACCGACTCCAGCGGCAACCTCGCCGTCCTGCGCACCCCGCCCGGGGCGGCCAGCTTCCTGGCCAGCGCCCTGGACCGCGCGGCCCTGCACGACGTCGTCGGCACGATCGCGGGGGATGACACGATCGTCGTCGTCGCCCGGGAACCGTTGACCGGCGCCGAGCTCGCCACCCGCATCACCCACCTGCAGCAGAAGGAGCACAGCACTCATGGCTGA
- the argF gene encoding ornithine carbamoyltransferase, with protein MTRHFLRDDDLAPAEQAEVLALAAELKAAPCSHTPLAGPQGVGVIFEKASTRTRFSFEVGIAQLGGHAVVVDGRTMQLGREETIDDTGRVLSRYVSAIVWRTFAQKRLELMVEGSTVPVVNALSDTFHPCQVLADLQTIAERKGSLAGLRMTYFGDGANNMAHSLLLGGATAGMHVTVAAPRGFDPDPGVLDAARARAELTGGSVRTTTDPHAGADGADVLVTDTWTSMGQEDDGLDRVRPFRPFQVNAELLARAAADPVVLHCLPAHRGMEITDEVLDGPHSAVWDEAENRLHAQKALLTWLLEHP; from the coding sequence ATGACCCGCCACTTCCTCCGCGACGACGACCTCGCCCCGGCCGAGCAGGCGGAGGTGCTCGCCCTGGCCGCCGAGCTCAAGGCCGCGCCGTGCAGCCACACGCCGCTGGCCGGACCCCAGGGCGTGGGCGTCATCTTCGAGAAGGCCTCCACCCGCACCCGGTTCTCCTTCGAGGTCGGCATCGCCCAGCTCGGCGGGCACGCCGTGGTGGTCGACGGACGCACCATGCAGCTGGGTCGCGAGGAGACCATCGACGACACCGGGCGGGTGCTGAGCCGCTACGTCAGCGCCATCGTGTGGCGGACCTTCGCCCAGAAGCGCCTCGAGCTCATGGTCGAGGGCTCGACGGTGCCGGTCGTGAACGCGCTGTCGGACACCTTCCACCCGTGCCAGGTGCTGGCCGACCTGCAGACGATCGCCGAGCGCAAGGGCTCCCTGGCGGGCCTGCGGATGACCTACTTCGGCGACGGGGCCAACAACATGGCGCACTCGCTGCTCCTCGGGGGCGCCACCGCCGGCATGCACGTCACCGTCGCCGCTCCGCGGGGCTTCGACCCCGATCCGGGCGTGCTCGACGCAGCCCGGGCGCGCGCGGAGCTGACCGGCGGCAGCGTGCGCACCACCACCGACCCGCACGCCGGGGCCGACGGCGCGGACGTCCTGGTCACCGACACCTGGACCTCCATGGGCCAGGAGGACGACGGGCTCGACCGGGTGCGGCCGTTCCGCCCGTTCCAGGTGAACGCCGAGCTGCTGGCCCGGGCCGCGGCGGACCCCGTCGTGCTGCACTGCCTTCCCGCCCACCGCGGGATGGAGATCACCGACGAGGTGCTCGACGGCCCGCACAGCGCGGTGTGGGACGAGGCCGAGAACCGCCTGCACGCGCAGAAAGCCCTGCTGACCTGGCTGCTGGAGCACCCGTGA